A single region of the Ctenopharyngodon idella isolate HZGC_01 chromosome 21, HZGC01, whole genome shotgun sequence genome encodes:
- the lhfpl2a gene encoding LHFPL tetraspan subfamily member 2a protein, whose amino-acid sequence MCHVIVTCRSMLWTLLSIVAAFSELIAFMSTDWLVGFPRTPDAVFSPHGATAAGEAYRPTLGIYGRCIRLPHLRRGVLCGPYAVHFGEIASGFWQATSIFLAAGILLLCAVAFISVFTMCFQSIMKKSIFNVCGLLQAIAGLFLILGLMLYPAGWGSDKVQLYCGPDASPYKLGLCSMGWAFYTALGGTVLTFICAVFSAQAEIATSSDKVQEEIEEGKSLICLL is encoded by the exons ATGTGTCATGTGATCGTGACGTGCCGCTCGATGCTGTGGACGCTGCTCAGCATCGTGGCCGCGTTCAGCGAGCTCATCGCCTTCATGAGCACCGACTGGCTGGTGGGATTCCCGCGGACGCCGGACGCCGTGTTCTCTCCGCACGGGGCGACGGCGGCGGGCGAGGCGTACCGGCCCACGCTGGGCATCTACGGCCGCTGCATCCGGCTGCCCCACCTGCGGCGCGGCGTTCTGTGCGGGCCGTACGCCGTGCACTTCGGCGAGATCGCCAGCGGGTTCTGGCAGGCCACCTCCATCTTCCTGGCGGCCGGAATTCTGCTGCTGTGCGCCGTGGCCTTCATATCCGTCTTCACCATGTGCTTCCAGAGCATCATGAAGAAAAGCATCTTCAATGTGTGTGGACTCCTGCAGGCCATCGCAG gtCTGTTCCTGATTCTGGGTCTGATGCTGTATCCCGCTGGTTGGGGTTCTGATAAGGTCCAGCTGTACTGCGGTCCAGACGCGTCTCCCTATAAGCTGGGCCTGTGCTCCATGGGCTGGGCGTTCTACACGGCGCTGGGCGGCACCGTCCTCACCTTCATCTGCGCCGTGTTCTCCGCGCAGGCCGAGATCGCCACGTCCAGCGATAAAGTGCAGGAGGAGATCGAGGAGGGCAAGAGTCTGATCTGTCTgctgtga